The Solibacillus sp. FSL W7-1464 genome contains a region encoding:
- the hemG gene encoding protoporphyrinogen oxidase produces MKTVVVVGGGITGLCTMHYLRNKMHEQNVEARLILIEKSTYLGGKIHSEQDSGFIMETGADSIVARHPGVLELIKELDFESELVYNETGISYIHTNNELHAIPAGSTFGIPMSVESLMSSTLVSEEGKKRALQDFEIPNTKFTKESSIGTFLEYFLGEEIVRKQIAPVLAGVYSGDLYQLSLASTLPYLVDYKNNYGSIIKGFEANREQFEKAANKKFISFRSGLSALINRLEIQLPEVEFMKNKVTKKVRKTGEQYEIMLEDETILADVVVLAIPNDTVRQVIQDDSLEKQLEKFTTASTLTMYVGFDVPDDILPADGTGFIVSHNSDLVCNASTWTSRKWKHTSAEGNLLVRLFYKDINPRYEQLAAMSDEELTTVALEDIRLSLGIEAKPTVVNVTRWIDQMPRYDLAHNEALSKVIQQMATDYPNILLAGCAYFGVGIGACILNGKKTAEQIISRIM; encoded by the coding sequence ATGAAAACAGTAGTAGTTGTAGGTGGCGGGATTACCGGGCTATGTACGATGCATTACTTGAGAAATAAAATGCATGAGCAAAATGTGGAAGCCCGGTTAATTCTGATTGAAAAGAGCACATATTTAGGCGGGAAAATCCATTCCGAACAGGATAGCGGTTTCATTATGGAAACAGGGGCTGATTCGATTGTTGCTCGTCATCCAGGGGTATTGGAACTTATAAAGGAGCTTGATTTTGAATCAGAGCTTGTATATAACGAAACAGGTATTTCCTACATTCATACGAATAATGAGCTGCATGCTATTCCGGCAGGATCAACATTCGGTATTCCGATGAGTGTAGAATCGCTCATGTCGAGCACTTTAGTTTCCGAAGAAGGGAAGAAAAGAGCACTTCAAGACTTTGAAATCCCGAATACTAAATTTACTAAAGAAAGCTCAATCGGTACATTTTTGGAATATTTTTTAGGTGAGGAAATTGTCCGCAAGCAAATTGCCCCTGTATTAGCGGGTGTTTATTCAGGAGATTTATATCAATTAAGCCTGGCGTCTACATTGCCTTATTTAGTGGATTATAAAAACAACTACGGATCGATTATTAAGGGCTTCGAAGCGAATCGTGAGCAATTCGAAAAAGCTGCGAATAAGAAGTTTATTTCCTTCCGTTCCGGTTTATCGGCCCTGATCAATCGTTTAGAGATACAGCTTCCGGAAGTTGAATTCATGAAAAATAAAGTAACAAAGAAAGTTCGTAAAACAGGCGAGCAATATGAAATCATGCTTGAAGACGAAACGATTTTAGCAGATGTTGTTGTACTGGCCATCCCGAATGATACGGTCCGTCAAGTAATACAGGATGACTCACTGGAGAAACAGTTGGAAAAGTTCACGACGGCATCAACTTTAACGATGTATGTTGGTTTTGATGTACCGGACGATATATTACCGGCTGATGGTACTGGATTTATCGTTTCGCACAATAGTGATTTAGTCTGTAATGCGTCGACATGGACGAGCCGTAAATGGAAGCATACGTCTGCAGAAGGCAATTTACTCGTTCGTCTGTTTTACAAAGATATTAATCCGCGCTATGAACAATTGGCAGCCATGTCTGATGAAGAGCTGACAACAGTTGCATTGGAAGATATTCGTCTGAGCTTAGGTATTGAAGCGAAGCCGACAGTCGTCAATGTAACGAGGTGGATTGACCAAATGCCACGATATGATTTGGCGCATAACGAAGCGTTATCGAAAGTTATACAGCAGATGGCAACGGATTACCCGAATATCCTATTAGCGGGATGTGCCTATTTCGGAGTGGGAATAGGTGCCTGTATTTTAAACGGTAAAAAAACGGCTGAACAGATTATTAGTCGAATTATGTAA
- a CDS encoding chemotaxis protein, with protein MYMFAVQQFSSEHNEDSIQKLQQMLLEQRENLTTLCTIVEYLKSYVQTGLDHKDVIKYKQKIQMMTDKQIKRYNQIDELINTNILELKKGKTTDNTALVYGKEVRKIESGVRTLKLFASDAVSMLDLNKHLENRSSERIRYFDKRSTSLEAEIISLTKQLSYR; from the coding sequence ATGTATATGTTTGCAGTCCAACAATTCTCTTCTGAACATAACGAGGATAGTATTCAAAAACTACAACAAATGCTATTAGAACAGCGGGAGAATCTGACGACGCTATGTACAATTGTTGAATATTTAAAAAGCTATGTCCAAACTGGATTAGACCATAAAGATGTTATTAAATACAAGCAAAAAATTCAAATGATGACGGATAAACAAATCAAACGCTACAATCAGATAGATGAGCTTATCAATACAAATATTCTGGAATTGAAAAAAGGGAAAACAACAGATAATACCGCACTTGTATATGGAAAAGAAGTTCGGAAAATTGAATCTGGTGTTCGTACTTTAAAACTATTTGCCAGCGATGCAGTGAGCATGCTAGATCTAAATAAACATTTAGAAAATCGCAGCAGTGAACGCATTCGCTATTTTGATAAACGTTCAACATCTTTGGAAGCAGAAATAATTTCCCTGACAAAGCAACTTTCATATAGGTAA
- a CDS encoding tetratricopeptide repeat protein has product MEHNQFRSWLKQHEIEHREKWLEQFDSAFNGDEQATVNIALLYKEYGQYEEMYDLLDKASERKNSEAMYELGNCYIEELGEKGSERQAFLLYKSAAQLGHRDAMNNLADMYLNGEGTPVDEKQALGWFKKAAQLGVAEAMFTLGMMFEQGLGTKCDEAEAFVYYSRSADQQDVEAMYRIGMIYFSGELGQQQDNAKALEWFLKASEEFHVDATFNIGFCYENGHGVARDNEKAIHYYKKASLLGDVEATKRVVNYYEQKDAAEASKWREKLKVLNNDRTE; this is encoded by the coding sequence ATGGAGCACAATCAATTTAGAAGCTGGCTTAAACAACATGAGATCGAACATAGGGAAAAGTGGCTGGAGCAGTTTGATTCGGCATTTAATGGGGACGAGCAGGCGACCGTTAATATCGCCTTGCTATATAAAGAATATGGACAATATGAAGAAATGTACGATTTGCTAGATAAAGCAAGTGAGCGGAAAAACAGTGAAGCTATGTATGAACTGGGAAACTGCTATATTGAGGAGCTTGGTGAAAAAGGCAGCGAGCGACAGGCGTTCTTACTCTATAAAAGTGCTGCACAGTTAGGTCACCGTGATGCAATGAATAATTTGGCAGATATGTATTTGAACGGTGAAGGAACACCAGTTGACGAAAAACAGGCGCTCGGCTGGTTTAAGAAGGCAGCACAATTAGGAGTCGCTGAAGCAATGTTTACCCTTGGAATGATGTTTGAACAAGGACTGGGTACTAAATGTGATGAAGCCGAGGCATTTGTCTATTACTCTCGCAGTGCCGATCAGCAAGATGTTGAGGCGATGTATCGCATTGGTATGATTTATTTTTCAGGGGAACTCGGTCAGCAGCAAGATAATGCAAAAGCATTGGAATGGTTCTTAAAAGCGAGTGAAGAGTTTCATGTCGATGCAACATTTAATATCGGATTTTGTTATGAAAATGGGCATGGAGTAGCCCGAGATAATGAAAAAGCAATCCATTACTATAAAAAGGCAAGTTTGCTTGGAGACGTGGAAGCAACGAAAAGAGTTGTAAACTACTACGAACAGAAAGACGCGGCAGAAGCATCCAAGTGGCGGGAAAAGCTGAAAGTTCTAAATAACGATAGAACCGAATAA
- a CDS encoding LysR family transcriptional regulator → MEIEQLQYFKTVATMQHMTRAAEVLAISQPALSKSIANIEQHLGVPLFNREGRSIYLNRFGELFLQSVNVILDEYDRIKEEFEDIIKPGSGEVSFGFIHTLGMEIVPELIASTSEAFPNMQFSLTQATSLSLLKRLEEGAIDLCLSQKIESRVIEIETEELFVEELFVIVPTTHPLAQQDAVKFEEVKNEPFIAIKKGNSLRQLVDELFLERGIVLNTTFAAEEMHTVAGFVGAGMGISVIPNIKGLDHYKVKRLKLDPPCYRSVCVSWAKNRYLPPAVSEFKQYLLDYFQQREE, encoded by the coding sequence ATGGAGATTGAACAGCTTCAATATTTCAAAACCGTTGCTACAATGCAACATATGACACGTGCGGCAGAAGTTCTGGCGATTTCCCAACCGGCGTTAAGTAAGTCTATCGCGAACATTGAACAACATTTGGGTGTACCACTTTTTAACCGTGAAGGGCGTTCCATTTATTTAAATCGGTTTGGCGAACTTTTTTTGCAAAGTGTCAATGTCATTTTGGATGAGTATGATCGAATTAAAGAAGAATTTGAAGATATTATCAAACCGGGCTCTGGAGAAGTTTCTTTTGGCTTTATTCATACACTTGGTATGGAAATTGTGCCGGAACTGATCGCTTCAACAAGTGAAGCATTTCCGAACATGCAATTTTCTTTGACACAGGCGACTTCGTTAAGCTTATTAAAGCGCCTTGAAGAAGGAGCCATCGATTTGTGTCTATCGCAAAAAATTGAATCAAGAGTAATTGAAATAGAGACAGAAGAATTATTTGTGGAAGAGCTGTTTGTCATTGTCCCGACAACACATCCTTTGGCACAGCAAGATGCTGTTAAATTTGAGGAAGTAAAGAATGAACCATTTATTGCGATTAAAAAGGGGAATTCGCTCCGTCAATTAGTGGATGAGCTTTTTTTAGAACGGGGAATAGTGTTAAACACAACATTTGCTGCCGAAGAAATGCATACTGTAGCAGGTTTTGTCGGTGCGGGCATGGGTATATCGGTAATACCTAATATTAAAGGGCTTGACCATTATAAAGTAAAACGTTTGAAGTTAGATCCGCCTTGCTATCGCTCCGTCTGTGTTTCATGGGCGAAAAATCGTTATTTGCCTCCAGCAGTGTCCGAATTCAAACAATATTTACTGGATTATTTTCAGCAAAGAGAAGAGTGA
- a CDS encoding alpha/beta hydrolase encodes MKLIAPKPFTIESGKRAVLLLHGFTGNTNDVKRLGKYLADRNYTVHAPLYKGHGGGPDLLIQSQPAEWWDSVIQGYDELRNRGYDEIAVAGVSLGGIFSLKLGEERPTKAIVTMSAPATAKSTDSLQNRIIDYAINYKKLSGTYDETVDSRNKIAELVKMPSLNYLQNMINETSEKLNVINTPVHILRGLEDDEYYCESADLIYSSVNSRIKSVKTFINSGHILTLGKERELVFEEIYRFFEGLKWKE; translated from the coding sequence ATGAAACTCATCGCGCCGAAACCTTTTACTATTGAATCCGGGAAACGTGCTGTTTTACTACTGCATGGCTTTACCGGCAATACAAATGATGTAAAACGTTTAGGAAAATATTTAGCGGATCGTAACTATACAGTACATGCACCATTATATAAAGGCCATGGTGGTGGCCCTGACTTATTAATTCAATCGCAACCCGCGGAATGGTGGGACAGTGTTATCCAAGGCTATGATGAACTGCGTAATCGTGGATATGATGAAATTGCAGTAGCAGGTGTTTCTCTTGGCGGCATCTTCTCTTTAAAGCTAGGTGAAGAACGTCCAACAAAAGCGATTGTTACAATGTCTGCTCCAGCAACAGCCAAATCAACAGATAGTTTACAAAATCGAATTATTGACTATGCTATTAACTATAAAAAGTTATCAGGCACTTATGATGAAACAGTTGATAGCCGTAATAAAATTGCTGAACTTGTGAAAATGCCTTCATTAAATTATTTACAAAATATGATTAATGAAACAAGTGAAAAACTAAATGTTATCAACACTCCGGTCCACATTTTACGTGGTTTGGAAGATGATGAATACTATTGTGAAAGTGCCGACCTTATTTACAGTTCAGTAAATTCACGAATTAAATCAGTTAAAACTTTCATTAATTCCGGACATATATTAACATTAGGTAAAGAACGCGAATTAGTGTTTGAAGAAATTTATCGTTTCTTTGAAGGGTTAAAGTGGAAAGAATAA
- a CDS encoding S-layer homology domain-containing protein, protein MKKFSILLAIVLVLQFVLPLSNIAQAEDESKSLYYVALGDSLAAGMNENGKIGFGYADLLAKNYQEQKGQVEFNKGFSYPGYTTVDVLKGIEENVTKPIYDLNGVSEKTLTIREAVQQADLITLSVGANDLLKNVDRSESGEFSFDTSAVIKSIQEVAVNYKKIFDNIYKINPEVDIIVMGLYNPFPYVEDAEIQKQLNMLVTTLNNSMKNIVESNGGVFTEVAAQIATDAKIYLPNPKNIHLSEAGYQVVADAMMKDYLNALIKESEEDITEDEIVKAPFTDIQDHWSKEYIDVAYAKGIINGYEDGTFQPNADMTRAQVISVISRAFGLTATNKAPFKDISHYAQQTQSEIAAAYEAGLIKENNGYFNPQDKITRSQLALILMRLSTTHTGQLYEPAKLAPFQDIANFDREAQLAITFLYDTGVVQGTSAATFSPKGNVTRAQVAKILVLATN, encoded by the coding sequence ATGAAGAAGTTTTCGATTTTACTAGCAATTGTACTGGTTTTACAATTCGTTTTACCATTGTCAAATATAGCGCAGGCAGAAGATGAAAGTAAGTCGCTTTATTATGTAGCGCTTGGTGACTCGCTGGCAGCGGGAATGAATGAAAACGGTAAGATTGGTTTTGGTTATGCAGACTTACTCGCTAAAAATTATCAGGAACAAAAAGGTCAGGTTGAATTCAATAAAGGATTTTCTTATCCGGGCTATACGACAGTCGATGTGTTAAAGGGTATTGAGGAAAATGTTACTAAGCCTATTTACGATTTAAATGGTGTTTCCGAAAAGACACTAACTATCCGTGAAGCGGTTCAACAGGCAGACCTGATCACATTGAGTGTTGGAGCAAATGACCTGCTGAAAAATGTAGACCGTTCTGAATCAGGTGAATTTAGCTTTGATACTTCCGCTGTTATTAAGAGCATTCAGGAAGTTGCGGTGAATTATAAAAAGATTTTCGACAACATTTATAAAATCAATCCGGAAGTTGATATAATCGTCATGGGGCTTTACAATCCGTTTCCTTATGTTGAGGACGCGGAGATTCAAAAACAGCTAAACATGCTGGTAACGACTTTAAATAATTCAATGAAGAATATTGTAGAAAGTAATGGTGGCGTATTTACTGAAGTAGCGGCACAGATTGCAACGGACGCAAAAATTTATTTACCGAACCCTAAAAATATTCATTTAAGTGAAGCGGGTTATCAAGTCGTAGCGGATGCGATGATGAAGGATTATTTGAATGCCTTGATTAAAGAGTCAGAAGAAGATATTACGGAAGATGAAATCGTTAAAGCACCGTTTACTGATATTCAAGATCATTGGAGCAAAGAATATATTGATGTTGCTTATGCAAAAGGTATTATAAATGGGTATGAAGACGGTACATTCCAGCCAAATGCTGATATGACGCGTGCTCAAGTGATATCTGTCATCTCACGTGCTTTTGGATTAACTGCAACAAACAAAGCACCTTTTAAAGATATTAGCCATTATGCACAGCAGACCCAAAGTGAAATTGCCGCTGCATATGAAGCAGGCTTAATTAAAGAAAACAACGGGTATTTTAATCCTCAGGATAAAATTACACGTTCACAGTTAGCTTTGATTTTAATGCGTCTTTCAACTACTCATACTGGGCAGTTATATGAACCGGCAAAACTGGCACCATTCCAGGATATTGCAAACTTCGATCGTGAAGCGCAATTAGCAATTACCTTTTTATATGATACGGGTGTGGTGCAAGGAACAAGTGCTGCAACATTTTCACCTAAAGGCAATGTAACACGTGCTCAAGTGGCAAAAATTTTAGTGCTTGCAACAAATTAA
- a CDS encoding tetratricopeptide repeat-containing glycosyltransferase family 2 protein — MISISLCMIVKNEESVIARCLDSVKDLVDEINIVDTGSTDNTKGIVQQYTNRVFDFNWIDNFAAARNFSFQQATKDYILWLDADDVLTIEEHEKFKSLKNTLGPETDAVSMNYYLSFNDDGNIASLIRRNRLVKREKNFQWIGAVHEYLEVYGTILDSEIGVSHLPLSHDTHRNIEIYKKLIRNGEELSSRDTYYYANELKDHQFYEEAIYYYEQFLSSNLGWVEDCIQACYKLSDCYAAIKDDENKITSVLRSFEYDIPRPEACCRLGFHFMEQSKNKAAIYWYEQALTVNIPPYSPFQNNTYTTWLPHLQLCVLYDRLQQYELAYFHNEKARSYKPNDERILFNQKYFNKILKNNHSLEP; from the coding sequence ATGATTTCGATTAGCTTATGTATGATTGTCAAAAATGAAGAATCCGTTATTGCACGCTGTTTAGATTCGGTAAAAGACTTAGTGGACGAGATTAATATTGTGGATACGGGATCTACAGACAATACAAAAGGAATTGTACAACAATACACAAATCGAGTATTTGATTTTAATTGGATTGACAACTTTGCCGCAGCACGGAATTTTTCATTCCAGCAAGCAACAAAAGATTATATTCTTTGGCTGGATGCAGATGACGTTCTTACCATTGAAGAACATGAAAAGTTTAAATCACTAAAAAATACTCTCGGCCCTGAAACCGATGCCGTCTCAATGAATTATTACTTAAGTTTTAATGATGATGGAAATATAGCTTCTTTAATAAGAAGAAACCGCTTAGTAAAACGCGAAAAAAACTTTCAGTGGATTGGGGCTGTACATGAATACTTAGAAGTTTACGGAACAATTTTAGACAGTGAAATTGGAGTTAGTCATCTCCCTCTTTCCCACGATACACATCGCAATATTGAAATTTATAAGAAGTTGATCCGTAATGGGGAGGAGTTATCATCTCGCGACACTTATTATTATGCAAATGAACTTAAAGACCACCAGTTTTATGAAGAAGCCATTTACTATTATGAGCAGTTTTTATCTTCAAATTTAGGTTGGGTCGAGGACTGTATTCAAGCATGTTATAAACTCTCTGATTGTTATGCAGCTATTAAAGATGATGAAAATAAAATCACTTCTGTTTTGAGAAGTTTTGAGTACGATATCCCCAGACCTGAAGCGTGCTGTCGACTAGGATTTCACTTTATGGAACAATCCAAAAACAAAGCAGCGATCTATTGGTATGAGCAAGCCTTAACAGTAAATATCCCGCCTTATTCTCCTTTTCAAAACAACACCTATACTACATGGCTCCCCCATCTGCAATTATGCGTCCTCTATGACCGGTTGCAGCAATACGAGTTAGCATATTTCCACAATGAAAAAGCAAGAAGTTACAAACCAAATGATGAAAGAATACTGTTTAACCAAAAATATTTTAATAAGATTTTAAAAAATAACCATTCCTTAGAACCTTAA
- the groL gene encoding chaperonin GroEL (60 kDa chaperone family; promotes refolding of misfolded polypeptides especially under stressful conditions; forms two stacked rings of heptamers to form a barrel-shaped 14mer; ends can be capped by GroES; misfolded proteins enter the barrel where they are refolded when GroES binds) yields the protein MAKDIKFSEEARSLMASGVDKLANAVKVTLGPKGRNVVLEKKFGSPLITNDGVSIAKEIELENAYENMGAKLVAEVASKTNEIAGDGTTTATVLAQAMIREGLKNVTAGANPVGIRKGMDKAVAAALTELQTIARPVENKESIAQVAAISSSDEEIGQYIADAMERVGNDGVITIEESKGFTTELDVVEGMQFDRGYASHYMVTDTDKMEAVLDNPFILITDKKISNIQEILPVLEQVVQQGRPILIIAEDVEGEALATLVVNKLRGTFNAVAVKAPGFGDRRKAMLEDIAVLTGGQVITQDLGLDLKSADLSSLGRAAKVIVSKDNTTIVEGAGNTDAVAGRVNQIRAQLAETASEFDKEKLQERLAKLAGGVAVIKVGAATETELKERKLRIEDALNSTRAAVEEGIVSGGGTALLNVYAAVEKVLDEVEGDVATGVRIILRALEEPVRQIAENAGLEGSIIVDRLKREEVGIGFNAATSEWVNMVEAGVVDPAKVTRSALQNAASVASLFLTTEAVVADIPEPAGSGMPDMGGMGMPGMM from the coding sequence ATGGCAAAAGATATTAAGTTTTCAGAAGAAGCACGTTCATTAATGGCGTCTGGTGTAGATAAATTAGCTAACGCTGTAAAAGTAACTTTAGGACCTAAAGGCCGTAACGTTGTTTTAGAGAAAAAATTCGGTTCTCCACTTATTACAAATGACGGTGTATCAATCGCTAAAGAAATTGAATTAGAAAACGCATATGAAAATATGGGTGCAAAATTAGTAGCGGAAGTTGCTTCTAAAACAAATGAAATCGCGGGTGACGGTACAACAACAGCAACAGTTCTAGCCCAAGCAATGATTCGTGAAGGACTTAAAAACGTTACAGCTGGTGCAAACCCTGTAGGTATCCGTAAAGGTATGGATAAAGCAGTGGCAGCAGCATTAACAGAGTTACAAACTATTGCTCGCCCGGTAGAAAACAAAGAATCAATCGCACAAGTAGCTGCAATCTCTTCATCAGATGAAGAAATCGGTCAATACATTGCTGATGCAATGGAGCGCGTAGGAAACGACGGCGTAATTACAATCGAAGAATCAAAAGGATTCACAACAGAATTAGATGTTGTAGAAGGTATGCAGTTTGACCGTGGTTATGCATCTCACTACATGGTTACAGATACAGATAAAATGGAAGCGGTACTTGATAACCCATTCATTTTAATTACTGACAAAAAAATCTCAAACATTCAGGAGATTTTACCGGTATTAGAGCAAGTGGTTCAACAAGGTCGTCCAATTTTAATTATTGCCGAAGATGTTGAAGGGGAAGCACTTGCAACATTGGTAGTAAATAAATTACGTGGTACATTCAATGCAGTAGCAGTAAAAGCTCCAGGATTCGGTGACCGTCGTAAAGCAATGTTAGAAGATATTGCTGTATTAACTGGTGGTCAAGTAATTACACAAGATCTTGGTTTAGATTTAAAATCAGCGGATTTATCATCTTTAGGTCGTGCTGCTAAAGTTATCGTATCAAAAGATAACACAACAATCGTTGAAGGTGCTGGTAACACAGATGCAGTAGCTGGCCGTGTTAACCAAATCCGTGCACAACTTGCTGAAACAGCATCAGAATTCGACAAAGAAAAATTACAAGAGCGCTTAGCTAAATTAGCTGGCGGTGTTGCAGTTATTAAAGTTGGTGCCGCAACAGAAACAGAATTAAAAGAACGTAAATTACGTATTGAAGATGCACTGAACTCAACACGTGCAGCAGTTGAAGAAGGTATCGTATCAGGTGGTGGTACTGCACTTCTAAACGTTTACGCGGCAGTTGAAAAAGTGTTGGATGAAGTGGAAGGCGATGTAGCAACTGGTGTCCGCATTATTTTACGTGCGTTAGAAGAACCGGTTCGTCAAATTGCTGAAAACGCTGGTTTAGAAGGTTCAATTATCGTTGACCGTTTAAAACGTGAAGAAGTAGGCATTGGTTTCAATGCGGCAACAAGCGAGTGGGTAAACATGGTTGAAGCGGGCGTAGTTGACCCGGCAAAAGTTACGCGTTCAGCTTTACAAAATGCAGCTTCGGTAGCTTCACTGTTCTTAACTACAGAAGCAGTAGTAGCAGACATCCCAGAACCAGCAGGCAGCGGTATGCCGGACATGGGCGGCATGGGTATGCCAGGAATGATGTAA
- the groES gene encoding co-chaperone GroES, translating into MLRPLGDRIIIELVEVEEKTAFGIVLPDSAKEKPQTGKVVAVGTGRVLDNGTRLELDVNEGDEIIFSKFSGTEVKYDGVEYLILRESDVLAIVG; encoded by the coding sequence TTGTTAAGACCATTAGGAGATCGCATCATTATCGAACTTGTTGAAGTAGAGGAAAAAACAGCATTTGGTATTGTTTTACCCGACTCAGCAAAAGAAAAACCGCAAACAGGTAAAGTTGTGGCAGTAGGTACAGGTCGTGTTCTTGACAACGGCACTCGTCTTGAGCTTGACGTAAATGAAGGCGACGAAATTATCTTCTCTAAATTCTCTGGTACGGAAGTGAAGTACGACGGCGTAGAATATTTAATCCTACGTGAGAGCGATGTACTTGCAATTGTCGGATAA
- a CDS encoding CPBP family intramembrane glutamic endopeptidase, with product MSFILISRNKQFWEVFKGEKASIGASIGWGIIGFFLVFLGQTIGAYIELALGIDMGSENTEAIMNVTKIAPIMIIATVFLGPILEELVFRRVIFGSIIQNYNFWIASIISAIVFAAIHMDFTHILLYTICGMIFAFLYHKTKRLLTPIIAHILLNGFVTFIQMNADKFQV from the coding sequence GTGAGTTTTATATTAATCTCCCGGAATAAGCAGTTTTGGGAAGTATTTAAAGGAGAAAAGGCATCAATTGGTGCTTCAATCGGCTGGGGGATCATCGGTTTCTTCCTCGTCTTTCTAGGGCAGACAATCGGTGCTTATATCGAGCTTGCTTTAGGAATTGATATGGGATCGGAAAATACCGAAGCAATAATGAATGTCACAAAAATAGCTCCGATTATGATTATTGCTACTGTCTTTTTAGGGCCGATCTTGGAAGAGCTTGTATTCCGCCGTGTCATTTTCGGATCGATTATTCAAAATTATAATTTCTGGATTGCAAGCATAATTAGTGCAATTGTATTCGCTGCGATTCATATGGATTTTACGCATATTTTACTGTATACGATCTGCGGGATGATCTTCGCATTTTTATATCATAAAACAAAGCGCCTTCTCACACCGATTATCGCGCATATCCTATTGAATGGTTTTGTCACGTTCATCCAAATGAATGCCGATAAGTTTCAAGTTTAA
- the tatC gene encoding twin-arginine translocase subunit TatC encodes MNSRELTVVEHMEELRKRLFFVAVYFVMALFVGFYSAKPLIRYIQRSDLAASFSMNAFSPADPLTVYLQVTFIVAAVIVSPILLYQLWAFITPGLHEAERKATLKYIPYAFVLCIGGIAFAYFVLFPFIMRFMTDLSNDLNITQTIGINEFFSFLIKLIVPFAVLFQLPVVTLFLSRLGIINPKLMVKFRKYAYFVLIVISVLLAPPDLVSNIIIAIPLFVLYELSIIIARLGYRKYEVAEKERILAEEERERELQVEELLEMQRRQMEQMNNS; translated from the coding sequence ATGAATTCAAGGGAATTAACCGTAGTTGAACATATGGAAGAGCTTAGAAAACGCCTATTTTTCGTAGCGGTTTACTTCGTGATGGCTCTTTTCGTCGGATTCTATTCGGCGAAACCACTTATTCGATACATTCAACGCAGCGATTTAGCTGCCAGTTTTTCGATGAACGCATTTAGTCCGGCAGATCCTTTAACCGTTTATTTACAAGTAACATTTATAGTAGCTGCCGTTATTGTTTCGCCAATACTGCTATACCAGCTTTGGGCATTTATAACACCTGGTTTGCATGAGGCTGAACGGAAGGCAACACTGAAATATATTCCGTATGCTTTTGTACTGTGTATAGGGGGAATAGCCTTTGCCTATTTTGTGTTGTTCCCATTTATAATGCGGTTTATGACGGATTTATCCAATGATTTGAATATTACGCAAACAATTGGTATTAATGAATTCTTCTCATTTTTAATTAAGTTAATTGTGCCTTTTGCGGTACTGTTTCAATTGCCGGTTGTCACACTGTTTCTTTCACGTCTCGGGATTATTAACCCGAAGCTCATGGTAAAGTTCCGGAAGTATGCCTATTTTGTATTAATTGTGATTTCGGTACTTCTGGCGCCGCCTGATCTAGTATCGAATATCATTATTGCGATTCCGCTTTTTGTATTATATGAATTGAGTATTATCATTGCACGTCTAGGTTATCGAAAATATGAAGTGGCTGAAAAAGAACGTATATTAGCAGAAGAGGAACGTGAGCGTGAACTGCAAGTAGAGGAGCTCCTTGAAATGCAGCGTCGTCAAATGGAACAGATGAATAATAGTTAA
- the tatA gene encoding twin-arginine translocase TatA/TatE family subunit has protein sequence MIIHLNAITPVSLIIIGLIALLIFGPKKLPSLGRAMGTTLREFRSATKGLTDDDDDFDTKKKVIEHKENEKNEVK, from the coding sequence GTGATTATACATCTAAATGCGATTACACCTGTGAGCCTGATTATCATTGGACTGATTGCTTTGTTAATATTCGGACCCAAAAAATTGCCATCATTAGGTCGTGCGATGGGGACAACTTTACGTGAATTCCGTAGCGCTACGAAAGGCTTGACGGATGACGACGACGATTTCGATACGAAGAAAAAAGTGATTGAACATAAAGAGAACGAAAAAAACGAAGTTAAGTAA